One window of the Corynebacterium glutamicum ATCC 13032 genome contains the following:
- a CDS encoding TDT family transporter — protein sequence MGMPTPSSTKSYAAVLPPPGPSWAGSLMGISLLSSLLKIHGFPVVADFFFALAVVVAIVIIGGWLIYRSPSFKTEVMPAWAMLSMGLIALGTASPVVLGDDLWGFMFVCWSIGTAVGLVAYSLYITAILRSKAGTPTFAWGLPLVTPMVASTSAAQLHEHFELPAMLWVSFGLFLLTLASAPAVFTRVYFYYFGPKAQGIPLMATPTSWIPLGMVGQSTAAAQLIGASFGSKTAITMGIIYGIIMGIFTIPLGAIAHFVFYRAVFKGATYSPTWWASTFPVGTLSLGAHFLSQSTGVEWFNYFSLYLIALMLFHVIVSTIAGTIAVMRRIVGKLKSQLA from the coding sequence ATGGGCATGCCCACTCCTTCTTCGACCAAAAGCTACGCTGCGGTCTTACCTCCACCTGGCCCCTCGTGGGCTGGTTCCCTCATGGGCATCTCATTGTTGTCATCACTGTTGAAAATCCATGGTTTTCCAGTCGTCGCAGATTTCTTCTTCGCGTTAGCTGTTGTGGTGGCAATTGTCATTATTGGCGGTTGGCTAATCTACCGCTCTCCTTCATTCAAAACTGAAGTCATGCCGGCATGGGCAATGCTGTCCATGGGTTTGATCGCATTGGGAACTGCAAGCCCCGTAGTTTTGGGTGATGATCTGTGGGGATTTATGTTTGTGTGCTGGTCTATTGGCACAGCCGTGGGACTTGTTGCCTATTCCTTATATATAACGGCCATTTTGCGATCTAAGGCGGGCACACCAACTTTTGCGTGGGGTCTTCCTCTTGTCACGCCGATGGTTGCTTCCACCTCGGCAGCACAACTCCATGAGCACTTTGAACTTCCGGCGATGCTGTGGGTTTCTTTCGGGCTCTTCCTTTTAACTTTGGCGTCTGCACCAGCAGTTTTTACCCGAGTGTATTTCTACTATTTCGGCCCCAAGGCGCAGGGCATCCCACTGATGGCAACACCAACATCATGGATTCCTTTGGGTATGGTGGGCCAATCCACTGCAGCAGCTCAGCTCATCGGTGCGTCCTTTGGATCCAAGACAGCAATCACAATGGGCATTATTTACGGCATCATCATGGGAATTTTTACGATTCCTCTGGGAGCCATCGCTCACTTTGTGTTCTACAGAGCTGTTTTCAAAGGGGCGACATACAGCCCCACATGGTGGGCCAGTACCTTCCCAGTTGGCACTTTGAGTTTGGGTGCGCATTTTTTATCACAGAGCACCGGAGTGGAGTGGTTTAACTACTTCAGCCTGTACTTGATTGCTTTAATGCTCTTTCATGTCATCGTGTCCACCATCGCCGGTACGATTGCAGTAATGAGAAGAATCGTCGGAAAGCTTAAATCTCAACTGGCCTAA
- the trmB gene encoding tRNA (guanosine(46)-N7)-methyltransferase TrmB: MSISDNSRDQLGELPAGRPLQSDFDNDLDYPRLGSVTFRRGTLTENQQTMWDEKWPELGRVLEDELIDVDAWFGREGAKTIVEIGSGTGTSTAAMAPLEADTNIVAVELYKPGLAKLMGSVVRGEIDNVRMVRGDGIEVLNRMFADGSLDGIRVYFPDPWPKARHNKRRIIQSGPLNLFAKKLKPGGVLHVATDHADYAEWINELVEVEPLLEYKGWPWEECPQLTDRQVITKFEGKGLEKDHVINEYLWQKVQN; the protein is encoded by the coding sequence ATGTCTATTTCTGATAATTCCCGCGATCAATTAGGAGAACTGCCAGCTGGTCGGCCTCTCCAATCCGATTTTGATAATGACCTCGACTACCCACGTCTAGGCAGTGTCACGTTTAGGCGTGGCACCCTCACTGAAAACCAGCAAACCATGTGGGATGAAAAGTGGCCTGAACTGGGTCGCGTCCTCGAAGATGAGCTGATTGATGTTGATGCGTGGTTCGGGCGCGAAGGCGCAAAAACCATCGTAGAGATCGGCTCTGGCACTGGAACTTCGACTGCTGCCATGGCTCCACTTGAGGCTGATACCAACATTGTCGCCGTCGAACTATACAAGCCGGGCTTGGCCAAGTTGATGGGCTCTGTTGTCCGTGGAGAGATCGACAACGTGCGCATGGTCCGCGGAGACGGCATCGAGGTGCTCAACCGCATGTTTGCCGATGGGTCCCTGGACGGCATCCGCGTATACTTCCCGGACCCTTGGCCAAAGGCGCGCCACAACAAGCGCCGCATCATCCAGTCTGGTCCGCTGAACCTGTTTGCAAAGAAGCTCAAGCCAGGTGGAGTTCTGCACGTTGCTACCGACCACGCTGATTACGCAGAGTGGATCAATGAGCTAGTTGAGGTCGAACCACTGCTTGAGTACAAAGGCTGGCCATGGGAGGAATGCCCTCAGCTGACTGACCGTCAGGTCATCACCAAGTTTGAAGGCAAAGGCTTGGAAAAAGATCACGTGATCAATGAGTACTTGTGGCAGAAGGTGCAAAACTAA
- a CDS encoding NYN domain-containing protein, with product MSDVHEVIHSYNPTDKEGPESVLLVWDAPNLDMGLGAILGGRPTAAYRPRFDAIGRWLLARAGRRAHELGRHIEPEATVFANITPGGSDVVRPWVEALRNVGFAVFAKPKIGEDSDVDPDMIDHIRRRYEEGVLRGVIVASADGQNFRETLEELVAEGIPATVIGFHEHASWAVAHDTIEFVDLEEIPGVFREPLPRVSLDNLPDGGAWLQPFRPLTALLSNRHNSQE from the coding sequence ATGTCTGATGTGCATGAGGTCATTCATAGCTACAATCCCACTGACAAAGAAGGCCCTGAAAGTGTCCTTCTAGTGTGGGACGCTCCCAACCTAGATATGGGTTTGGGCGCTATTTTGGGTGGTCGCCCAACCGCTGCGTACCGACCTCGCTTTGATGCCATCGGTCGGTGGTTGCTTGCTCGCGCAGGTCGCAGGGCACATGAGTTGGGCCGCCACATTGAGCCTGAGGCAACGGTGTTTGCCAACATCACCCCAGGTGGCTCTGATGTTGTTCGACCTTGGGTGGAAGCGCTGCGTAACGTTGGTTTCGCGGTCTTCGCTAAGCCTAAGATCGGCGAGGATTCCGATGTCGATCCGGACATGATTGATCACATTCGCAGGCGCTATGAAGAAGGCGTGCTGCGGGGTGTCATCGTGGCCAGTGCAGATGGTCAGAACTTCCGTGAGACTCTCGAGGAGCTCGTTGCAGAGGGCATTCCTGCCACGGTCATTGGTTTCCACGAGCACGCGTCATGGGCTGTAGCTCATGACACCATCGAGTTTGTTGATCTGGAGGAAATCCCCGGCGTCTTCCGTGAGCCGCTTCCTCGCGTCAGCCTGGATAACCTGCCAGACGGTGGCGCATGGCTGCAGCCGTTCCGCCCTCTGACTGCCTTGTTATCCAACCGCCACAATTCCCAGGAGTAA
- a CDS encoding MMPL family transporter, which translates to MFSKWGHFAYRFRRIVPLVVIAAILALFVIFGTKLGDRMSQEGWDDPGSSSTAAARIELETFGRDNDGDVVLLFTAPEGTSFDDAEVFSSISGYLDGLIENNPDEVSHINSYFDTRNQNLLSKDGTQTFAALGLKGDGEQTLKDFREIEDQLHPDNLAGGVTTEVAGATAVADALDEGMAGDISRAEVFALPFVAILLLIVFGSVVAAAMPLIVGILSILGSLGILAILAGFFQVNVFAQSVVTLLGLGLAIDYGLFMVSRFREEMDKGTPVEQAVATTTATAGKTVVFSAAMVAVALSGLFVFPQAFLKSVAFGAISAVGLAALMSVTVLPSLFSMLGKNIDKWSLRRTARTARRLEDTIWYRVPAWAMRHAKAVTVGVVLLLLALTVPLTGVKFGGINETYLPPANDTRVAQERFDEAFPAFRTEPVKLVVTGADNNQLIDIYVQANEVEGLTDRFTAGATTDDGTTVLSTGIQDRSLNEQVVEQLRAISVPEGVEVQIGGTPAMEIESIEALFEKLLWMALYIVLATFILMALVFGSVILPAKAIIMTILGMGATLGILTLMFVDGVGASALNFSPGPLMSPVLVLIMAIIYGLSTDYEVFLVSRMVEARDKGESTDDAIRYGTAHTGSIITAAALIMIVVCGAFGFSEIVMMKYIAFGMIAALILDATIIRMLLVPAVMHLLRDDNWWAPGFVKKAYTVMGHGSEVEEAPRPTTRRLNDDEEVTVHEAVVAGDTVASRGGLSTQENRDLVSFVELKARLEKRRLEDLD; encoded by the coding sequence GTGTTTTCTAAATGGGGCCACTTTGCTTACAGATTTAGGCGCATTGTTCCGTTAGTCGTCATCGCCGCGATTTTGGCTTTGTTTGTCATTTTCGGCACCAAGCTGGGCGACCGCATGAGCCAGGAAGGATGGGATGATCCTGGTTCTTCCTCGACCGCTGCGGCGCGCATCGAGTTGGAGACCTTTGGGCGTGACAATGACGGCGATGTCGTGTTGCTGTTTACTGCGCCTGAAGGCACTTCTTTCGATGATGCAGAGGTGTTCTCCAGCATCTCTGGCTACTTAGATGGGCTAATCGAGAACAACCCTGATGAAGTCAGCCACATCAACAGCTACTTTGACACTCGTAATCAAAATCTCCTCAGCAAAGACGGCACCCAAACCTTTGCAGCTCTCGGGCTCAAAGGTGACGGCGAGCAAACGCTGAAGGACTTCCGGGAGATTGAAGATCAGCTCCATCCGGACAACCTTGCCGGTGGCGTCACCACTGAGGTCGCGGGTGCCACCGCTGTAGCCGACGCACTCGATGAGGGCATGGCTGGCGATATTTCACGCGCCGAAGTTTTTGCGCTGCCTTTCGTGGCTATCTTGCTGCTCATCGTGTTTGGCTCAGTTGTTGCCGCGGCGATGCCATTGATCGTGGGCATTTTGTCCATCTTGGGTTCGCTGGGCATCTTGGCAATTTTGGCTGGATTCTTCCAGGTCAACGTATTTGCACAATCTGTTGTGACCCTTCTGGGCTTGGGTCTTGCCATTGACTATGGCTTATTCATGGTCTCTCGTTTCCGTGAGGAAATGGATAAGGGCACCCCGGTTGAACAGGCTGTTGCCACCACTACGGCGACCGCGGGTAAGACTGTGGTGTTCTCTGCAGCGATGGTGGCTGTGGCGCTGTCCGGGTTGTTTGTTTTCCCACAGGCTTTCTTGAAGTCGGTGGCATTCGGTGCGATTTCCGCGGTTGGCCTTGCTGCTTTGATGTCGGTGACGGTGTTGCCGTCGCTGTTCAGCATGTTGGGTAAGAATATCGATAAGTGGAGTTTGCGTCGCACTGCTCGAACAGCGCGCCGTTTGGAAGACACCATTTGGTACCGCGTGCCGGCATGGGCAATGCGCCATGCCAAGGCAGTGACCGTGGGCGTCGTATTGCTCTTGCTTGCTCTTACAGTGCCGTTGACGGGCGTGAAATTCGGCGGCATCAATGAAACGTATCTGCCACCAGCTAACGACACCCGCGTCGCCCAAGAGCGTTTCGACGAGGCGTTTCCCGCCTTCCGCACCGAGCCGGTCAAGCTTGTGGTCACCGGGGCGGACAACAACCAGCTGATCGATATCTATGTTCAGGCCAACGAAGTTGAGGGACTGACAGATCGTTTCACCGCAGGTGCGACTACCGATGATGGCACCACGGTGTTGTCTACTGGTATTCAGGATCGTTCCCTCAATGAGCAGGTAGTGGAGCAGCTTCGCGCTATTTCCGTCCCTGAGGGCGTTGAGGTGCAGATCGGTGGCACTCCAGCCATGGAGATCGAATCCATTGAGGCGCTCTTTGAAAAGCTCCTCTGGATGGCTCTCTACATTGTGCTGGCCACTTTCATCCTCATGGCATTGGTATTTGGTTCGGTGATTTTGCCGGCGAAGGCCATCATCATGACCATTCTGGGTATGGGTGCCACCTTGGGTATTCTCACCTTGATGTTCGTCGATGGCGTGGGTGCCAGCGCATTGAACTTCTCCCCTGGCCCACTGATGAGTCCAGTGCTGGTGCTGATCATGGCTATTATTTACGGACTTTCCACCGACTATGAGGTGTTCCTGGTATCTCGCATGGTGGAGGCCCGCGATAAAGGCGAATCCACCGACGACGCCATCAGATACGGCACTGCACACACCGGATCTATCATCACCGCGGCCGCACTGATCATGATTGTGGTCTGTGGAGCGTTTGGTTTCTCTGAGATCGTCATGATGAAGTACATCGCGTTCGGCATGATCGCAGCGCTGATTCTGGATGCCACCATCATCCGCATGCTGCTTGTCCCCGCCGTGATGCACCTGCTTCGCGACGACAACTGGTGGGCACCCGGCTTCGTTAAAAAGGCCTACACCGTCATGGGTCACGGCTCTGAGGTGGAGGAAGCACCTCGCCCAACCACCCGTCGCCTCAACGACGATGAGGAAGTCACCGTGCATGAAGCAGTTGTCGCTGGCGATACCGTGGCATCTCGCGGTGGTTTGAGCACGCAGGAAAACCGTGATCTGGTGTCCTTCGTGGAACTTAAGGCTCGTTTGGAAAAGCGCAGGCTTGAGGATCTAGATTAA
- a CDS encoding lysylphosphatidylglycerol synthase transmembrane domain-containing protein — protein sequence MRGFFSNPWIRWALSLAFLGVILFFLRDQLDFLKMGIQQIRHVSPVGVALTMVALVLSFVAMARVMQIMLKAGGSPATLKATTALTFAANSWSATLPGGPAFSAILTYKVQRSWGASAVLCSWFFLLSSALSTVWLVALGVIAVFYMGASLNLWSLIATFIAMVGLSGAVYWAANNPDSLARWVRKLTKNREWGFVEKLLGSIEQLRSVSLTGPQFAASTAWSLGNRLFDAISLWICIWAVTGTAPMFEPEPNNTTIAGVLLAYTTAKIAGSIQATPGGIGPIEAAYIAALVATGMTAVEAAGAVIIYRLCSFIIMAIVGWVIYFIYFTPQGLKANESLDVEQDTINSDSNRQSAIERPDT from the coding sequence ATGCGAGGATTTTTCAGCAACCCCTGGATTCGTTGGGCTTTGTCCCTGGCGTTTCTAGGGGTGATCCTATTTTTCCTGAGGGATCAGCTGGATTTCCTCAAAATGGGCATCCAACAAATCCGCCACGTCAGCCCCGTAGGCGTTGCCCTCACCATGGTGGCGTTGGTGTTGTCATTCGTTGCGATGGCCAGAGTCATGCAGATCATGTTGAAAGCCGGAGGTAGTCCTGCGACTCTCAAAGCCACCACGGCTTTAACTTTTGCGGCTAACTCCTGGTCCGCGACCCTTCCTGGCGGCCCGGCGTTTTCCGCGATTCTCACCTATAAAGTGCAGCGCAGCTGGGGTGCCAGCGCCGTGCTGTGTTCGTGGTTTTTCCTGCTCTCCAGTGCCCTATCGACCGTCTGGTTGGTTGCTCTCGGTGTCATCGCCGTGTTTTATATGGGCGCATCGCTGAACTTATGGTCACTGATCGCCACATTCATCGCCATGGTCGGGCTGTCTGGCGCCGTTTATTGGGCAGCCAACAACCCCGACTCCTTGGCTCGGTGGGTGCGAAAATTGACGAAAAACAGGGAGTGGGGCTTCGTCGAAAAGCTTCTTGGAAGCATTGAGCAGCTGCGCTCGGTCTCGCTCACCGGGCCGCAATTCGCGGCCAGCACCGCGTGGTCTTTAGGCAATAGGCTTTTCGACGCCATCTCCCTCTGGATTTGCATCTGGGCGGTCACCGGCACTGCCCCGATGTTTGAACCAGAACCCAACAACACCACCATCGCAGGCGTACTGTTGGCGTACACCACCGCAAAAATCGCAGGCTCAATCCAAGCCACCCCAGGCGGAATCGGCCCCATCGAAGCCGCCTACATCGCAGCCCTCGTAGCCACCGGTATGACCGCAGTGGAAGCCGCCGGAGCTGTCATAATCTACCGTTTATGCTCATTTATCATCATGGCGATTGTCGGATGGGTCATCTATTTTATCTATTTCACCCCCCAGGGACTCAAGGCCAATGAATCCCTGGATGTGGAACAGGATACGATTAACTCAGACTCTAACCGACAGTCCGCAATTGAAAGGCCAGATACGTGA
- a CDS encoding DUF3054 domain-containing protein yields MNRWMSLLCDSIAIGLFALFARVAHQSADMPLNVQGWFFTWLPFLAGVFIAYLVAILPAKLPSERIRPAGLTVWILAVIVGLVIWGFNNGGVPHWSFMIVATTASAILVLGWRALFKVTMR; encoded by the coding sequence GTGAACCGCTGGATGTCCTTGCTGTGTGATTCCATCGCCATCGGTCTCTTCGCACTCTTCGCCCGCGTCGCCCACCAAAGCGCCGACATGCCACTAAATGTGCAGGGCTGGTTTTTCACATGGCTGCCATTCCTCGCAGGTGTGTTCATCGCCTACCTGGTGGCAATCCTCCCTGCGAAGCTTCCCAGCGAACGCATCCGCCCCGCTGGCCTGACCGTGTGGATACTCGCGGTAATTGTGGGACTTGTGATTTGGGGCTTCAACAATGGTGGGGTTCCACACTGGTCCTTCATGATTGTCGCAACGACCGCCTCCGCCATTTTGGTTCTCGGCTGGCGAGCGTTGTTTAAGGTGACAATGCGCTAA
- a CDS encoding acyl-CoA carboxylase subunit beta, which yields MSNTTTAEKLADLRARLEIAKDPGSERARKKRDEEGRTTPRQRIDALLDAGSFVEIGALGRTPDEPDAPYSDGVVTGYGRIDGRPVAIYAHDKTVYGGSVGMTFGRKVSEVMDMAIRIGCPVIGIQDSGGARIQDAVTSLAMYSEIARRQLPLSGRSPQISIMLGKSAGGAVYAPVTTDFVIGVDGETEMYVTGPAVIKEVTGEQITSADLGGGAQQMQNGNISYLASSEEEALNMVKDLLDFLPLTCNDPAPVFAAPTDEEIAYDEALNSFMPDDTNQGYDMHDLLDKLFDDANLLEIQEEYAPNLITTFARVDGKAVGVVANQPMDKAGCIDADAADKGARFIRICDAYNIPIIFVVDTPGYLPGVDQEKVGLIHRGAKLAFAVVESTVPKISLIVRKAYGGAYAVMGSKNLTGDLNFAWPTAQIAVMGAAAAVVMIQGKQLEAAPPEQREYMKKLFMDFYDENMTSPYVAAERGYIDAMIEPAETRLVLRRAVRQLETKAVRDLDKKHTIMPM from the coding sequence TTGAGTAACACCACTACTGCAGAGAAGCTAGCGGATCTGCGCGCACGCCTGGAGATTGCCAAAGACCCAGGTAGTGAACGCGCACGTAAAAAGCGCGACGAGGAAGGCCGAACCACCCCTCGTCAGCGTATTGATGCTCTGCTTGATGCCGGATCCTTTGTGGAGATCGGCGCACTAGGCCGTACCCCGGATGAACCCGATGCGCCTTACTCTGACGGTGTGGTGACTGGTTATGGTCGCATCGATGGTCGCCCAGTGGCCATCTACGCCCATGACAAGACCGTTTACGGTGGTTCCGTGGGCATGACTTTCGGACGTAAAGTCAGCGAAGTCATGGACATGGCTATCCGCATTGGTTGCCCAGTTATCGGTATTCAGGATTCCGGCGGAGCCCGCATTCAGGATGCGGTGACCTCCTTGGCGATGTACTCAGAGATCGCGCGTCGTCAGCTTCCGCTGTCTGGCCGCAGCCCTCAGATTTCCATCATGCTGGGTAAATCGGCAGGTGGCGCAGTGTATGCACCTGTGACCACTGACTTTGTTATCGGCGTTGATGGTGAAACAGAAATGTATGTCACCGGCCCAGCCGTGATCAAGGAAGTCACCGGCGAGCAGATCACTTCCGCAGACCTCGGTGGCGGTGCGCAGCAGATGCAAAACGGCAACATTTCCTATTTGGCGTCCTCTGAAGAAGAGGCCCTGAATATGGTCAAGGATTTGCTCGACTTCCTGCCTTTGACCTGCAATGATCCAGCCCCTGTGTTTGCAGCACCAACGGATGAAGAGATCGCCTACGACGAAGCTCTGAACTCGTTCATGCCTGACGACACTAACCAGGGCTACGACATGCATGACCTGCTGGACAAGCTTTTCGACGACGCCAACCTGCTGGAAATCCAAGAGGAGTACGCCCCCAACCTGATCACTACCTTCGCCCGCGTTGATGGCAAGGCAGTCGGTGTGGTGGCCAACCAACCAATGGATAAGGCAGGCTGCATCGACGCTGACGCCGCCGACAAGGGCGCCCGCTTCATCCGTATCTGCGACGCCTACAACATCCCGATCATCTTCGTCGTGGACACCCCTGGCTACCTGCCTGGCGTGGACCAAGAGAAGGTCGGTTTGATTCACCGTGGCGCAAAGCTAGCCTTCGCAGTGGTGGAATCGACCGTCCCTAAGATTTCCTTGATCGTGCGCAAGGCCTACGGCGGAGCATATGCCGTGATGGGTTCCAAGAACCTCACCGGTGACCTCAACTTCGCATGGCCAACCGCACAGATCGCCGTGATGGGCGCAGCCGCAGCTGTCGTGATGATCCAGGGCAAGCAGCTCGAAGCCGCCCCACCTGAGCAGCGTGAATACATGAAGAAACTGTTCATGGACTTCTACGATGAGAACATGACCAGCCCATATGTGGCCGCCGAGCGTGGTTACATCGACGCCATGATCGAACCTGCAGAGACCCGTTTGGTGCTTCGCCGAGCAGTCCGCCAGCTGGAAACCAAGGCTGTGCGAGACCTCGACAAGAAGCACACGATCATGCCGATGTAA
- a CDS encoding FadD32-like long-chain-fatty-acid--AMP ligase has protein sequence MDLDKAIGSFFDENGEINLPPFLTLAAMGEFMYQADIAEGGGDKPRMHFWDFSEDRDGKLIQYTRNEIDTRIKAVAGRLQQVATLGDRAAILANNSPEYIFSFLGAIYAGMVPVPLYDPNEPGHADHLNAVFADSEPVVVLTNSKSAGAVRKHFSSLPAAERPRILSVDSLPDSLADSYENPMLTEAGRRLAALRQSAPIDLTAFLQYTSGSTRTPAGVVLTNRSILTNVLQIFSAAQLKTPLRLVSWLPLHHDMGIILAAFVTMLGLDNEFMNPRDFVQQPSRWIKQLNRRESDVDVNVYTVVPNFALELAARYAKPAEGETLDLSALDAIIIGSEPVTENALTTFREAFEPYGLPVQTLRPSYGLAEASLLVTTPQTENRPLISYFDREALAENRVELVEKGNNKAVAFVSNGQVAAPQQLVIVDSETGTELADGQIGEIWTHGENTAAGYLDREEDTAETFRNRLTTRLEENSRAEGAADDNYWMATGDLGVIVDNELYITGRLKDLIVVAGRNHYPQDIEYTVQAASAHIRADSVAAFAVPGDDIEKLIILAERDTTANEADDAAAEEAIRSAVGTAHGVVPEEIRILAPDEIARSSSGKIARRVNQRNYIQEQAN, from the coding sequence ATGGATTTAGATAAAGCGATTGGTTCATTCTTCGATGAGAATGGAGAAATCAACCTTCCTCCATTCCTAACTTTGGCAGCCATGGGTGAGTTCATGTACCAGGCTGACATCGCTGAAGGCGGCGGGGATAAACCACGCATGCATTTCTGGGACTTCTCCGAAGACCGCGATGGCAAGCTGATTCAGTACACCCGAAACGAGATCGATACTCGTATCAAGGCTGTAGCAGGCCGTTTGCAGCAGGTCGCCACCCTGGGTGATCGTGCAGCGATCCTGGCTAACAACAGCCCTGAGTACATTTTCAGCTTCCTCGGCGCGATCTACGCTGGCATGGTCCCTGTGCCGCTTTATGATCCAAACGAGCCAGGACACGCAGACCACCTCAACGCTGTTTTCGCAGACAGCGAGCCAGTTGTCGTTCTGACCAACTCCAAGTCCGCAGGTGCCGTGCGCAAGCACTTCTCCAGCCTTCCAGCTGCAGAACGCCCACGCATCCTCTCTGTAGATTCCTTGCCTGATTCTCTCGCGGATTCTTACGAGAACCCAATGCTGACCGAAGCCGGCCGCCGCCTGGCTGCTCTGCGCCAGTCCGCGCCCATTGATCTGACCGCATTCCTGCAGTACACCTCCGGCTCCACCCGAACCCCAGCTGGCGTTGTTCTGACCAACCGCTCCATCCTGACCAACGTCTTGCAGATCTTCAGCGCCGCACAGCTGAAAACCCCACTGCGCCTGGTTTCATGGCTGCCACTGCACCACGACATGGGCATTATCCTCGCGGCGTTTGTCACTATGCTTGGCCTGGACAACGAGTTCATGAACCCACGCGATTTCGTGCAGCAGCCTTCCCGCTGGATTAAGCAGCTCAACCGTCGCGAAAGCGACGTGGACGTTAACGTCTACACCGTGGTTCCTAACTTCGCCCTCGAGCTTGCAGCACGCTACGCAAAGCCAGCAGAGGGAGAGACCCTGGATCTTTCCGCATTGGATGCCATCATTATCGGTTCCGAGCCAGTCACAGAAAACGCTCTGACCACCTTCCGTGAAGCTTTCGAGCCTTACGGCCTGCCTGTTCAGACCCTGCGTCCTTCCTACGGTCTTGCAGAAGCATCCCTGCTGGTCACCACCCCACAGACCGAAAACCGCCCACTGATCTCCTACTTCGACCGCGAGGCCTTGGCCGAAAACCGCGTTGAGCTTGTAGAAAAGGGCAATAACAAGGCTGTTGCTTTCGTCTCCAACGGCCAGGTTGCAGCCCCACAGCAGCTGGTCATCGTTGATTCCGAAACCGGAACCGAGCTGGCAGACGGCCAGATCGGCGAAATCTGGACCCACGGCGAAAACACTGCTGCAGGTTACCTCGACCGCGAGGAAGACACCGCAGAAACCTTCCGCAACCGTCTGACCACCCGCCTGGAAGAAAACTCCCGCGCAGAAGGTGCTGCCGACGACAACTACTGGATGGCCACCGGTGACCTCGGCGTCATCGTAGACAACGAGCTCTACATCACCGGTCGTCTGAAGGACCTCATCGTTGTCGCAGGCCGAAACCACTACCCACAGGACATCGAGTACACCGTCCAGGCTGCTTCCGCACACATCCGTGCAGATTCCGTCGCAGCATTCGCAGTCCCAGGCGATGACATTGAAAAGCTCATCATCCTGGCAGAACGCGACACCACTGCAAACGAAGCCGACGATGCAGCTGCTGAAGAAGCAATCCGCTCCGCCGTTGGCACTGCACACGGTGTTGTTCCAGAAGAGATCCGTATCCTCGCACCTGACGAGATCGCGCGTTCCTCCTCCGGAAAGATCGCACGCCGCGTCAACCAGCGCAACTACATTCAGGAACAAGCTAACTAG
- a CDS encoding cutinase family protein, whose amino-acid sequence MRKTITVIAVLIVLALIGVGIVQYVNTSDDSDFIGQPGEPTGTETTEPPVQPDWCPAVEVIAAPGTWESAANDDPINPTANPLSFMLSITQPLQERYSADDVKVWTLPYTAQFRNINSQNEMSYDDSRNEGTAKMNEELINTHNECPATEFIIVGFSQGAVIAGDVAAQIGSEQGVIPADSVRGVALIADGRREPGVGQFPGTFVDGIGAEVTLQPLNLLVQPIVPGATMRGGRAGGFGVLNDRVQDICAPNDAICDAPVNVGNALDRALAMVSANGVHALYATNPDVFPGTTTNAWVVDWATNLIDNG is encoded by the coding sequence ATGAGGAAAACCATCACCGTTATTGCTGTATTGATCGTCCTCGCCTTAATCGGCGTGGGCATCGTGCAGTATGTGAACACATCCGATGACTCAGATTTCATTGGCCAGCCTGGCGAGCCAACCGGTACCGAAACCACGGAACCACCGGTTCAACCTGATTGGTGCCCTGCGGTAGAAGTCATTGCCGCGCCGGGTACGTGGGAGTCGGCTGCTAATGATGATCCGATCAACCCGACCGCTAATCCGCTGTCATTCATGTTGAGCATCACTCAGCCACTGCAGGAGCGTTATTCTGCGGATGACGTCAAGGTGTGGACGCTGCCGTACACTGCGCAGTTCCGCAACATCAACTCGCAAAATGAGATGTCCTATGATGATTCGCGCAATGAAGGCACCGCGAAGATGAATGAGGAACTGATCAACACTCACAATGAGTGCCCTGCCACGGAGTTCATCATCGTTGGTTTCTCCCAGGGTGCGGTCATTGCGGGCGATGTGGCTGCTCAGATCGGTTCAGAGCAAGGTGTTATTCCAGCTGACAGCGTCAGGGGTGTCGCCCTGATCGCTGACGGTCGCCGGGAGCCTGGTGTGGGCCAGTTCCCAGGCACGTTTGTGGATGGCATCGGCGCGGAGGTTACTCTGCAGCCTTTGAACTTGCTGGTGCAGCCGATTGTTCCGGGCGCAACCATGCGTGGCGGGCGCGCGGGCGGTTTCGGTGTGCTCAACGACCGGGTGCAGGATATTTGTGCTCCAAATGATGCGATCTGTGATGCTCCGGTGAATGTCGGCAACGCCCTTGATCGTGCGTTGGCCATGGTCTCCGCCAACGGTGTGCACGCGCTCTACGCCACCAATCCGGATGTTTTCCCAGGCACAACCACCAATGCGTGGGTTGTGGATTGGGCGACCAACCTCATCGACAACGGATAA